The following proteins are encoded in a genomic region of Hippocampus zosterae strain Florida chromosome 2, ASM2543408v3, whole genome shotgun sequence:
- the LOC127595462 gene encoding microtubule-associated protein RP/EB family member 1-like produces MAVNVYSTSVTSENLSRHDMLVWINDSLQMNLTKIEMLCSGAAYCQFMDMLFPGSVPVKKVKFGAKLEHEYIHNFKLLQIAFKKMNIDKIIPVDKLVKGKFQDNFEFVQWFKKFFDANYCESEYDPVEARKGQDAAPPPNAATSALNKPPKKAISRAPQRPPVAKVAPKVVPITGRKSASATANKEGAEILSELEELRCTVQDIEKERDFYFGKLRNIELICQENEGQGDPALQRIVDILYAVDEGFEIPDAEEPEEF; encoded by the exons ATGGCCGTGAATGTCTACTCCACCTCAGTGACTAGCGAAAACTTGAGTCGCCATGACATGCTCGTGTGGATCAACGACTCTCTACAGATGAACCTCACCAAGATCGAGATGTTGTGTTCAG GTGCTGCCTACTGTCAGTTTATGGATATGTTGTTCCCGGGCTCGGTGCCTGTGAAGAAAGTGAAATTCGGCGCCAAGTTGGAGCACGAGTATATCCACAATTTCAAGCTCCTCCAGATTGCCTTCAAAAAGATGAACATCGACAAA ATCATTCCAGTGGACAAGCTGGTGAAAGGCAAGTTCCAAGACAACTTTGAGTTTGTGCAATGGTTCAAGAAGTTCTTCGATGCCAACTACTGTGAGAGCGAGTATGACCCGGTGGAGGCCAGAAAGGGCCAAGATGCGGCACCTCCGCCCAATGCCGCCACGTCGGCACTGAACAAGCCCCCGAAGAAGGCCATCAGTCGGG CTCCTCAAAGGCCTCCAGTTGCCAAAGTCGCCCCGAAGGTGGTGCCCATAACAGGCAGAAAGTCCGCAAGTGCCACCGCCAACAAGGAGGGGGCAGAGATCCTGTCagaa CTGGAGGAACTGAGGTGTACCGTTCAGGACatagagaaggagagagactTTTACTTCGGTAAGCTGCGGAACATCGAGCTCATTTGCCAGGAGAATGAAGGCCAGGGCGATCCTGCACTGCAGAGGATTGTGGACATTCTCTATGCTGTcgat GAGGGATTTGAGATCCCGGATGCCGAAGAACCGGAAGAGTTTTAG